GTTGGTGGAGAACCGGGAGTGGACCAGGGCCACGGCGGAGGCGCAGCGGCGGTCCGACAGGTCCGGGAAGAAGGGTTCCAGCTGGCCGGTGGTCAGCATGCCCTTGTAGACGATGGTGCGGGCGGAGAGCGACGGGAAGTAGGTCGCGGCCTCCCGCTCGGCGCGCTTGCGCAGCACGAACGCCTTGCGGTCCAGCTCGATGCCCGTGCTCTCGCCGTCGGCCACGAAGACCTGGCGGAAGACCGGCATGGTGGAGCGGGCGGAGGCGCCGAGCAGCTCGGGGGCGACAGGGACCTCGCGCCAGCCGAGGACGGTGAGGCCCTCTTCGGCGGCGATCGTCTCGATCTTCGAGACGGTCTCGTCCGTGCCGTCCTCGGGGAGGAAGGCGATGCCGACGGCGTACGCGCTGGCCTCGGGGAGCTCGAATCCGGCGACCTCGCGGAGGAAGGCGTCCGGGACCTGGAAAAGGATGCCGGCGCCGTCTCCGGAGTCGGGCTCGGAGCCGGTGGCGCCGCGGTGTTCGAGGTTGCGCAGTACGGTCAGCGCCTGCTCGACCAGCGCGTGGCTGGCTACACCGGTGAGGGTGGCCACGAACCCGACACCACAGGCGTCGTGTTCGTTACGGGGGTCGTACATCCCCTGCGGAGCGGGGCGACCGTCCATGGGCGACCAGGCGTCGGAACGCATCGGCTCTCCCGTCGTCGTATTGGCATATGCAAGATGCCGAGGGACGACGTTGGCCCTCCGCGAAATTTCGTGCAGGTTACATGATGGCTGGCTTCTCGCGAAGTGGATAGCTCATTCCAGCATGCGGACACCACCGACACGCAGTGGTGGTGTGTTCTCACCTGTGGGGTGCGGGAACAGGGGGCTGTTCCGCGGGGGACGGACCGGGGGGAGCCGGATGATCTCCGGGCTTCCGGCGGTCCGTCACTGAGTGGGCCTCATTGCCCAACGACGCTCATGCCTCATTCCCGTTGGTCACGGGTTCGAAACCGCCGAGTAACCGGCTACATATGTGGCGTCGTGCATAGTGTCTCATCGCCGCGGCGGATCGAGCCAGGGATATACGTCACAGCCCTTACGGGCCTTACATCCCGAAATGGTGCCCGAAAATGCCGGAAAGGCCCCTTGCGAGGGCCTCCCGGTCGTCTGCGCGGCTACGGAATCCGTTCCGATATCCGGAGCTACAACGCCGCTCCGAAGAGCATGCCGAGCCCGTACGTGACGGCGGCCGCGGCCCCGCCCAGGACGAGCTGGCGCAGCCCGCTGAAGAGCCAGCCGCGGGCGGTCACCCGGGCCACCAGCGCGCCGCAGGCGAAGAGCCCGAGGAGCGCGAGCAGCACGGCGGGCCACAGCGCGGTCGCCCCGAGCAGGTACGGCAGTACGGGGAGCAGCGCGCCGAGCGCGAACGAGCCGAAGGACGACACGGCGGCGACCATCGGCGACGGCAGGTCGTCCGGGTCGATGCCGAGCTCCTCGCGGGCGTGGATCTCCAGGGCCTGCTCGGGGTCCCGGGAGAGCTGCATCGCGACCTCGCGGGCGAGCGCGGGCTCGACGCCCCGGGACACGTACAGCGCGGCCAGCTCCTCCATCTCGTCGATGGGGTGCTTGCGCAACTGGCGTCGTTCGATGTCCAGTTCGGCCTGGACGAGCTCGCGCTGCGAGGCCACGGAGGTGTACTCGCCCGCCGCCATGGAGAAGGCGCCCGCGGCGAGGCCCGCGAGGCCGGTGATGACCACGGCCTGCGAGGAGGCCGCCCCACCGGCGACACCGGTCATCAGGGCGAGGTTGGAGACGAGTCCGTCCATCGCGCCGAACACCGCGGGACGCAGCCAACCGCCGTTCACGTCACGGTGCGTGTGGTTGTCGCGGTGGGCCTCGTGCAGTGGCGCCTGAGCTTCGATGATGGACATGGCTCTCCCCTCGTTCCGGCGGGCCGGGTCGCACCCGCCGCCCCCAACACCTCGAAAATACGCGCGATGTAAGGGGCGCGCTAGCAAGGCAGGCCGTACTTACTAAGGGCCGCCTCACCGGGGGACCGAGATTCTGGCGAGGTGTCAGCCGGGTGACAGAGACGTTTCTTCGGCGAGTTCCCGGCCTGCGGTGGCACAGATCCAGGCATCGGGGCGCCGATTCGCGCGCCACCGCCGAGGAAGGGGCCGCGAGAATGACGACCACGGCATGCGACACGCGTGAACGGGCGAGAGGGGCGCTCCTCGGTCTCGCCGTCGGCGACGCCCTCGGAGCGCCCGCGGAGAACATGCGCCCCTCGGAGATCCGCCGCCGATGGGGCCGTATCGAGGGCTTCGTGACAGACCGTCCGGCGGGCACCGACGACACCGAGTACGCGATCTTCTCGGCCCTGCTCCTCGCCCGGCACGGCTCGGCGCTCACCGTCCACCACGTCGAACGGGCCTGGCACCACTGGATCGCCGACCTCGACGAAGGGCCCTTCCGCGGCGCGGGCTTCTCGGAGCGCGGCACTCTGGAGAACCTCCGCCGGGGCCTCGCCGCGCCCATCTCCGCCCAGCACCGGCACGCCTGGAGCGACGGGCTCGCGATGCGGGCCGCGCCCTTCGGCGTCTTCGCCGCCGGACGCCCGGCGGAGGCGGCGCGACTCGTCGCGATCGACGGCAGCGTCAGCCACGAGGGCGAGGGCATCTACGGGGGCCAGGCCGTCGCGGCGGGCGTCGCGGCGGCGATGGCGGGCGCGGGCGTGACCTCGGTCATCGCGGCGGCCCTCTCCGTCGTCCCGATGGACTCCTGGACGGCCCGCTCCCTGCGCCGCGCGGTCGTCGCCGCGCAGCGTGTCCAGCCTGACCCGCTCACCCGCGAGCGGCAGGTCCGCTCGGCGGTCGTCATCGGCGGCTACCCCTGGACCGACCTGGCCCCGGAGGCGGTGGGCCTCGCCTTCGGCGCCTTCGCGGCGGCCCGCGGGGACTTCCGTACGGCGGTGCTGACCGCGGTCAACATGGGCCGCGACGCCGACACGACGGCAGCGGTCGCCGGCGCCCTGGCCGGAGCGATGTCGGGCGTCTCGGCGATCCCGGAGGAGTGGTCGACCGCCATCGCCCCCGTCACCGGCAGCTGCCTGCCCTCGATGCGCGGCTACCACGTCCTGGACGTCGCGGACCTTCTGACCCCGGAGGAGAACCTGTCATGAGCGCGGACATCACGACGGCCCCGACCACCGCCGCCGAGACCGGAACCACCGCCACGGGGGCCGCCGCCCCAGGCGCGGCCACCGCCGCCACCGCTGCGGGTGCTACGGGCGCCACCGCCACCACCGCCACGGGGGCCGCCGGGGCCACCGCCGCCGAGACCGGGACCACCGCCATGGGGGCCGCCGCCCCCGGCGCGGCCACCGCCGCCACCGCTGCGGGCGCCACCGCCACCACCGCTGTGGGCAATCGTCCCGCAGGGCGTGGGGGTCCCCCCTCTGGGGGAGGGTGGGCACAGCCCCCGATGCCGGGGACCAGCCCCCTGCTCGGTGACCCGCAGGACCCCGCCCCGCTGCCGGGCGCCGACACACTGGACCCCGCCCCGGTACGCGGCACCGGTTCATGGGGCGGCGGCGCCCACGAGGTCCCGCAGCCCGACGCCCCGCACAGGGCCGGTCGCGACAAGACCGAGGGCCTCCTCCTGGGGCTCGCCGCAGGCGACGCCGCCGGCTGGCCCGCCGCCCGCCACCGCGCCGCCCGCATGCCGGAGTGGACCCGCCGCCTCACCCGCGAACTCGACACCTTCGCGGAGCAGAACGCGACGACCACCCTCCCCGTCCCCATCGCCCTCAACCAGCCCCCCGAACCCCTCCGCCTCGGCCCCTCCGACGACGCCGAGTGGGCGGCCTTCACCGCCGAGGCGATCCTCACCGCCTCGGGTCCCGTCTTCGCCGGCCTTCCCCCGGAGCGCCGCCTCCGCGCCGCCGTCGACCTCGCCTGGAACGCCCTCGCCGGACAGGTCGCCGCCGCCGCCGACCGCGCCCCCGAGGTCGAGTCCGCCGTCCTCCCCCTCCGCGCCCGGATCTCCGTACGCGCCGGACTCGGCAATCTCGCCACCGGTCTGCGCCCGCCCGCCACGGGCCACGACAACCCGCACTACTTCGACGACGCCGCCTGCGTACGGGCCGCCGTCCTCGCCCTCGTCCACCCGGGCGCCCCCCGCGCCGCCGCCGAACTCGCCGAGTTCGACGCCCGGTACACCCAGGACGGGGACGGCGTCCACGGCGCCCGCGCGATGGCCGCGGCCGTCGCCGCGGCCCTCGGCGGGGCGACGGTCGACGAGGCCGTCGAGGCGGCGCTCGCCGAACTCCCACCCGTCACCG
Above is a genomic segment from Streptomyces sp. NBC_00094 containing:
- a CDS encoding VIT1/CCC1 transporter family protein, with protein sequence MSIIEAQAPLHEAHRDNHTHRDVNGGWLRPAVFGAMDGLVSNLALMTGVAGGAASSQAVVITGLAGLAAGAFSMAAGEYTSVASQRELVQAELDIERRQLRKHPIDEMEELAALYVSRGVEPALAREVAMQLSRDPEQALEIHAREELGIDPDDLPSPMVAAVSSFGSFALGALLPVLPYLLGATALWPAVLLALLGLFACGALVARVTARGWLFSGLRQLVLGGAAAAVTYGLGMLFGAAL
- a CDS encoding ADP-ribosylglycohydrolase family protein, which gives rise to MTTTACDTRERARGALLGLAVGDALGAPAENMRPSEIRRRWGRIEGFVTDRPAGTDDTEYAIFSALLLARHGSALTVHHVERAWHHWIADLDEGPFRGAGFSERGTLENLRRGLAAPISAQHRHAWSDGLAMRAAPFGVFAAGRPAEAARLVAIDGSVSHEGEGIYGGQAVAAGVAAAMAGAGVTSVIAAALSVVPMDSWTARSLRRAVVAAQRVQPDPLTRERQVRSAVVIGGYPWTDLAPEAVGLAFGAFAAARGDFRTAVLTAVNMGRDADTTAAVAGALAGAMSGVSAIPEEWSTAIAPVTGSCLPSMRGYHVLDVADLLTPEENLS
- a CDS encoding ADP-ribosylglycohydrolase family protein; its protein translation is MGAAAPGAATAATAAGATATTAVGNRPAGRGGPPSGGGWAQPPMPGTSPLLGDPQDPAPLPGADTLDPAPVRGTGSWGGGAHEVPQPDAPHRAGRDKTEGLLLGLAAGDAAGWPAARHRAARMPEWTRRLTRELDTFAEQNATTTLPVPIALNQPPEPLRLGPSDDAEWAAFTAEAILTASGPVFAGLPPERRLRAAVDLAWNALAGQVAAAADRAPEVESAVLPLRARISVRAGLGNLATGLRPPATGHDNPHYFDDAACVRAAVLALVHPGAPRAAAELAEFDARYTQDGDGVHGARAMAAAVAAALGGATVDEAVEAALAELPPVTEIGRNARHAVKLARTAGSAFELVPLLEHQIVDHVYSYGIAAAETVPVALALATAARGEMTAAVPAAVCLSRVADSAPALAGALTGALGGGRSVPATWREACRTLAGCALPRLAGTDLVELAGLLGATEPGASGGQFRHDTHTGCAPSGGAHPG